In one Stenotrophomonas maltophilia genomic region, the following are encoded:
- the lolA gene encoding outer membrane lipoprotein chaperone LolA — translation MNVRLRRILAASTLAMACAAAGSAWAGARDDLKNFTSGLKGLDGQFSQQVFDSRGKVKESTSGRVALSAPRLFRWEYVRPHEQLIVADGKKVWMYEPDLEQATVREQGKEEQNSPLTALINPALLEQQYDLSEEAAQRDGLQWLSLSPKRDTEASFQYAALGFNAQGLARMEITDAVGQRTVINFSGWKRNPTFAASTFRFSPPAGTDVIGN, via the coding sequence ATGAACGTCCGCCTCCGCCGTATTCTTGCCGCCAGCACTCTCGCCATGGCCTGCGCCGCCGCGGGCAGCGCGTGGGCGGGTGCCCGCGATGACCTGAAGAACTTCACCAGCGGCCTGAAGGGCCTGGATGGCCAGTTCAGCCAGCAGGTGTTCGACAGCCGCGGCAAGGTCAAGGAGTCGACCAGTGGCCGCGTGGCACTCTCTGCCCCGCGCCTGTTCCGCTGGGAGTACGTGCGGCCGCACGAACAGCTGATCGTGGCCGACGGCAAGAAGGTCTGGATGTACGAGCCGGACCTGGAGCAGGCCACCGTGCGCGAGCAGGGCAAGGAAGAGCAGAACAGCCCATTGACCGCGCTGATCAACCCGGCGCTGCTGGAGCAGCAGTACGACCTCAGCGAGGAGGCGGCACAACGGGATGGCCTGCAGTGGCTGTCGCTGTCGCCGAAGCGCGATACCGAGGCCAGCTTCCAGTACGCCGCACTAGGCTTCAACGCCCAGGGGCTGGCGAGGATGGAGATCACCGACGCGGTCGGCCAGCGCACCGTGATCAATTTCAGCGGCTGGAAGCGCAACCCGACCTTCGCGGCCTCGACCTTCCGCTTCAGCCCGCCGGCCGGCACCGACGTCATCGGCAACTGA
- a CDS encoding DUF805 domain-containing protein, with product MQDMTLALKRYAQFEGRANRREYWMFQLFLFLVATAVSLLAGVLAILMRSSPDALSAILIGTMVLLGLMWLATIVPLIAVTVRRLHDCNQSGWLYLLALVPMGGLVILVFALLPGTPQENPYGPVPAGP from the coding sequence ATGCAGGACATGACTCTGGCGTTGAAGCGCTACGCCCAGTTCGAGGGTCGGGCCAATCGCCGCGAATACTGGATGTTCCAGCTGTTCCTGTTTCTGGTGGCCACGGCGGTGTCGCTGCTGGCCGGCGTGCTGGCGATCCTCATGCGCTCCAGTCCGGATGCACTGAGCGCCATCCTGATCGGCACGATGGTGCTGCTGGGCCTGATGTGGCTGGCGACGATCGTGCCGCTGATCGCCGTCACCGTGCGCCGTCTGCATGACTGCAACCAGTCCGGCTGGCTCTATCTTCTGGCATTGGTGCCGATGGGCGGCCTGGTGATCCTGGTGTTCGCTCTGCTGCCCGGCACGCCGCAGGAAAACCCGTACGGCCCCGTGCCTGCGGGCCCTTGA
- a CDS encoding DNA translocase FtsK: protein MAKQVPERSKSDDSKASRRTAAAAATTDNPRRQRLWRDLGLIAIAPALLYLAASLFTYSASDPGWSHTGSVVAPVHNMGGRAGAWIADVLLQLFGYIAFLLPVVLGALAWIAMFGLKRESKGENDLDPALRLVGLVGFLIAGTGFLHVRLFNGDVSSAGGILGKLVGNSLTVGFGALGANLFVLVLLLASITLATGLSWFTVMEKIGRGVMSLAPLLERKKEQATEWKQTRALREERQEVRKADAEVRAKREPVKIEPRPEPVIEKSDRAKRDNQIPMFRGVNGDGSDLPPLALLDDPKPQPKGYDEETLETLSRQIEFKLKDFRIDAQVVGAYPGPVITRFEIEPAPGIKVSQISSLDKDIARGLSVKSVRVVDVIPGKSVIGLEIPNVTREMIFLSELLRSKEYDKASSVLTLALGKDIAGRPTVADLARMPHLLVAGTTGSGKSVAVNAMVLSLLYKGSPKDLRMLMIDPKMLELSVYQGIPHLLAPVVTDMKEAANGLRWCVAEMERRYKLMSAVGVRNLAGFNKKVKDAEDAGQPLMDPLFKPNPELGEAPRPLETLPFIVIFIDEFADMMMIVGKKVEELIARLAQKARAAGIHLILATQRPSVDVITGLIKANIPTRIAFQVSSKIDSRTILDQSGAETLLGHGDMLYLPPGTAMPERVHGAFVSDDEVHRVVEHLKAMGPADYIEGVLDEVQTLGDGVVVGATGLPETSAGGDESDPLYDEALRVVTETRRASISGVQRRLKIGYNRAARLIEAMEAAGVVSAPEHNGDRTVLAPPPPK, encoded by the coding sequence GTGGCGAAGCAGGTCCCCGAACGCTCCAAGTCCGACGACAGCAAGGCGTCACGTCGCACGGCCGCGGCGGCGGCGACGACCGACAACCCCCGCCGCCAGCGCCTCTGGCGCGACCTGGGCCTGATCGCGATCGCGCCGGCCCTGCTGTACCTGGCGGCAAGTCTGTTCACCTACTCGGCGTCGGACCCCGGCTGGTCGCATACCGGCAGCGTGGTCGCGCCGGTGCACAACATGGGCGGCCGCGCCGGTGCCTGGATCGCCGACGTGCTGCTGCAGTTGTTCGGCTACATCGCGTTCCTGCTGCCGGTGGTGCTCGGCGCACTGGCCTGGATCGCCATGTTCGGCCTCAAGCGGGAAAGCAAGGGCGAGAACGACCTCGATCCGGCCCTGCGCCTGGTCGGTCTGGTCGGCTTCCTGATCGCCGGCACCGGCTTCCTGCATGTGCGCCTGTTCAATGGTGATGTGTCCAGTGCGGGCGGCATCCTTGGCAAGCTGGTGGGCAACTCGCTGACCGTCGGGTTCGGAGCGCTGGGCGCGAACCTGTTCGTGCTGGTGCTGCTGCTGGCCTCGATCACCCTGGCCACCGGCCTGTCGTGGTTCACGGTGATGGAGAAGATCGGCCGTGGGGTGATGTCGCTGGCGCCGCTGCTGGAGCGCAAGAAGGAACAGGCGACCGAGTGGAAGCAGACCCGTGCCCTGCGCGAGGAGCGCCAGGAAGTCCGCAAGGCGGACGCCGAGGTGCGCGCCAAGCGCGAGCCGGTGAAGATTGAACCGCGCCCGGAACCGGTGATCGAGAAGAGCGACCGGGCCAAGCGTGACAACCAGATACCGATGTTCCGCGGCGTCAACGGCGATGGTTCGGACCTGCCGCCGCTGGCCCTGCTGGATGATCCCAAGCCGCAGCCCAAGGGCTACGACGAGGAGACGCTGGAGACCCTGTCGCGGCAGATCGAGTTCAAACTGAAGGATTTCCGCATCGATGCGCAGGTGGTCGGCGCCTATCCGGGCCCGGTCATCACCCGCTTCGAGATCGAGCCGGCGCCGGGCATCAAGGTCAGCCAGATCAGCTCGCTGGACAAGGACATCGCCCGCGGCCTGTCGGTCAAGTCGGTGCGCGTGGTCGATGTGATTCCCGGCAAGTCGGTGATCGGCCTGGAGATTCCCAACGTCACCCGCGAGATGATCTTCCTGTCCGAGCTGCTGCGCTCGAAGGAGTACGACAAGGCCTCCAGCGTGCTGACCCTGGCGCTGGGCAAGGACATCGCCGGCCGCCCCACCGTGGCCGATCTGGCGCGCATGCCACACCTGCTGGTGGCCGGTACCACCGGCTCGGGCAAGTCCGTGGCCGTCAATGCGATGGTACTGAGCCTGCTGTACAAGGGCTCGCCGAAAGATCTGCGGATGCTGATGATCGACCCGAAGATGCTCGAACTGAGCGTCTACCAGGGCATCCCGCATCTGCTCGCGCCTGTGGTCACCGACATGAAGGAGGCCGCCAACGGCCTGCGCTGGTGCGTGGCGGAGATGGAGCGCCGCTACAAGCTGATGAGCGCGGTGGGCGTGCGCAACCTGGCTGGCTTCAACAAGAAGGTGAAGGACGCCGAGGACGCCGGCCAGCCGCTGATGGACCCGTTGTTCAAGCCGAACCCGGAGCTGGGCGAGGCGCCGCGCCCGCTGGAGACGCTGCCGTTCATCGTCATCTTCATCGACGAATTCGCCGACATGATGATGATCGTCGGCAAGAAGGTCGAAGAACTGATCGCACGTCTGGCACAGAAGGCACGTGCAGCCGGCATCCACCTGATCCTGGCCACCCAGCGTCCGTCGGTGGATGTGATCACCGGCTTGATCAAGGCCAACATTCCCACCCGCATCGCGTTCCAGGTGAGCTCGAAGATCGACTCGCGCACCATTCTCGACCAGTCCGGCGCGGAGACGCTGCTGGGTCACGGCGACATGCTGTACCTGCCTCCGGGCACCGCCATGCCCGAGCGTGTGCACGGCGCGTTCGTCTCCGACGATGAAGTGCATCGCGTGGTCGAGCATCTCAAGGCGATGGGTCCGGCCGATTACATCGAGGGCGTGCTGGACGAGGTTCAGACCCTGGGGGACGGCGTGGTGGTGGGTGCCACCGGCCTGCCGGAAACCAGTGCCGGCGGCGACGAGTCGGATCCGCTGTATGACGAGGCACTGAGGGTGGTCACGGAGACCCGCCGCGCGTCGATTTCCGGCGTGCAGCGCCGGCTGAAGATTGGCTACAACCGTGCGGCGCGACTGATCGAGGCCATGGAAGCGGCCGGCGTTGTCAGTGCGCCCGAGCACAATGGCGACCGGACGGTGCTGGCACCGCCGCCGCCGAAGTAA
- a CDS encoding DUF3857 domain-containing protein, whose translation MLHPVPRALALALAGLMAASPALAETATPAPATAPPSTSGDTEASNNFSIVRYRADYQVRPDAGNVQTETYEVLLKTKASVEQFSQVRLSYSEKMETLEVLDAYTITADGQRRDVPADRIYTQESYSSASAAMYADRKVRVIVFPNLAPGTRLYYQVRRTQATPYFPGYFGLWETFNVFTEYEDAEVTLSAPANLPMFVDSRGVQGSDRPVLRNGQAQWRWRYQRREAMQAQNWSAAGWEFGPNIMASTYRDWAQMGRAYQLKAGPAAQVTAEIQALADQVTAGIGDRRSQADALYRWVAQNIRYVAVYLGNGGLEPNSAQSILDNHYGDCKDHVTLLEALLAAKGIASSPVLIGAGGGPTLPKIPVLGRFNHAITYIPEFDLYLDSTTAWARFGQLPEGDLGAPVMRTADASLARTPANGPQRNATSMEVRFTFDANGNLRGETIPQLGENAEIGMRAQFAQLNAQNRARAEESIMAASGFDGRGQLQLQGVPVDLTRPFGYRMAFQAEDYVDFSVAGGMAVPDPPGGESVRGLYATASAPANETPFYCNASLREETYRLQFPANAPIIAVPASQRFANAAGEYRVDWSRQGQEVIVHHRLQQNAVRGPEALCQPQDYTAFRALYREVRRGFRGQVLYGRLPAPAN comes from the coding sequence ATGCTTCATCCCGTACCACGCGCGCTGGCGCTGGCGCTGGCTGGCCTGATGGCCGCCAGCCCGGCCCTGGCGGAGACCGCCACCCCCGCGCCCGCTACGGCGCCGCCTTCCACCAGCGGCGATACCGAAGCCAGCAACAACTTCAGCATCGTCCGCTATCGCGCCGACTACCAGGTGCGGCCCGACGCAGGCAATGTGCAGACCGAGACCTACGAGGTCCTGCTCAAGACCAAGGCCTCGGTCGAGCAGTTCAGCCAGGTGCGGCTGAGCTACAGCGAGAAGATGGAGACGCTGGAGGTGCTCGACGCCTACACCATCACCGCCGATGGCCAGCGCCGTGACGTTCCGGCAGATCGCATCTACACCCAGGAAAGCTATTCCAGCGCCTCGGCAGCGATGTACGCCGACCGCAAGGTGCGGGTGATCGTGTTCCCGAACCTGGCGCCGGGCACGCGCCTGTATTACCAGGTGCGCCGCACCCAGGCCACGCCGTACTTCCCGGGCTACTTCGGCCTGTGGGAGACCTTCAATGTGTTCACCGAATACGAGGATGCCGAGGTGACGCTGAGCGCACCGGCCAACCTGCCGATGTTCGTGGACAGCCGCGGCGTGCAGGGCAGCGATCGCCCGGTGCTGAGGAACGGCCAGGCGCAGTGGCGCTGGCGCTACCAGCGCCGCGAGGCGATGCAGGCGCAGAACTGGTCGGCCGCCGGCTGGGAGTTCGGCCCGAACATCATGGCCAGCACCTATCGTGACTGGGCGCAGATGGGCCGGGCGTACCAGCTCAAGGCCGGTCCCGCCGCGCAGGTCACGGCGGAGATCCAGGCGCTGGCCGACCAGGTCACCGCAGGCATCGGCGACCGTCGCTCGCAGGCCGATGCGCTGTACCGCTGGGTCGCTCAGAACATCCGCTACGTCGCGGTGTACCTGGGCAATGGCGGGCTGGAGCCCAACAGCGCGCAGAGCATCCTCGACAACCACTATGGGGACTGCAAGGACCATGTGACCCTGCTGGAAGCCCTGCTGGCCGCCAAGGGAATTGCCAGTTCGCCGGTGCTGATCGGCGCCGGTGGCGGGCCGACGCTGCCGAAGATTCCGGTGCTGGGGCGCTTCAACCACGCCATCACCTACATTCCCGAGTTCGATCTGTACCTGGATTCGACCACCGCCTGGGCGCGCTTCGGCCAGTTGCCCGAGGGCGACCTGGGCGCGCCGGTGATGCGCACGGCCGACGCGAGCCTGGCACGCACGCCGGCCAATGGTCCGCAGCGCAACGCAACCTCGATGGAGGTGCGCTTCACGTTCGATGCCAACGGCAATCTGCGTGGCGAGACGATTCCGCAGCTGGGCGAGAATGCGGAGATCGGCATGCGCGCACAGTTCGCCCAGCTCAACGCGCAGAATCGGGCGCGCGCCGAGGAGTCGATCATGGCGGCGTCCGGTTTTGATGGCCGCGGCCAGCTGCAGCTGCAGGGCGTCCCGGTCGATCTGACCCGGCCGTTCGGCTACCGCATGGCCTTCCAGGCGGAAGACTACGTGGACTTCAGCGTGGCCGGGGGCATGGCGGTGCCGGATCCGCCAGGCGGCGAGTCGGTGCGCGGGCTGTACGCTACCGCGTCTGCACCGGCCAACGAGACGCCGTTCTACTGCAACGCGAGCCTGCGTGAAGAAACCTATCGCCTGCAGTTCCCGGCCAACGCGCCGATCATCGCCGTTCCGGCCAGCCAGCGTTTTGCCAATGCCGCGGGCGAGTACCGGGTGGACTGGAGCCGGCAGGGCCAGGAGGTGATCGTCCACCATCGCCTGCAGCAGAATGCCGTGCGTGGACCGGAGGCACTGTGCCAGCCCCAGGACTACACCGCGTTCCGCGCGCTGTATCGCGAAGTGCGCCGCGGCTTCCGCGGACAGGTTCTGTATGGAAGGCTGCCTGCACCTGCCAACTGA
- a CDS encoding replication-associated recombination protein A, translating into MRPQTLDEMVGQKRLLAPDSALRRAVESGRVHSMILWGPPGCGKTTLSLLLAEYSDAEFRAISAVLSGLPEVRQVLAEAAQRFAEGRRTVLFVDEVHRFNKAQQDAFLPHIERGTILFVGATTENPSFELNSALLSRCRVHVLEAVSPTDIVEALQRALGDRERGLGQESIEVAPELLLEIATAADGDVRRALTLLEIAAELAGGEGGHITPQTLTQVLADRTRRFDKGGEQFYDQISALHKSVRSSNPDAALYWLTRMLDGGCDPSYLARRLTRMAIEDIGLADPRAQSMALEAWDIYERLGSPEGELAFAQLVLYLASTAKSNAGYAAFNQAKADVRQSGTEEVPLHLRNAPTKLMKELGYGAEYQYDHDAEGGIALDQTGFPDAMGERVYYNPVPRGLEIKLKEKLDRLRAEREAARAAKRR; encoded by the coding sequence ATGCGTCCGCAGACGCTCGATGAAATGGTCGGGCAGAAGCGCCTGCTCGCTCCGGACAGCGCACTGCGCCGGGCGGTCGAGTCCGGTCGGGTGCATTCGATGATCCTGTGGGGCCCGCCGGGCTGTGGCAAGACCACGTTGTCGCTGCTGCTGGCCGAGTATTCCGATGCCGAGTTCCGCGCCATCTCCGCCGTGCTGTCCGGCCTGCCGGAGGTGCGCCAGGTCCTGGCAGAAGCGGCGCAGCGTTTCGCCGAAGGCCGGCGTACCGTGCTGTTCGTCGATGAGGTGCATCGCTTCAACAAGGCGCAGCAGGACGCGTTCCTGCCGCATATCGAGCGCGGCACCATCCTGTTCGTGGGTGCCACGACCGAGAACCCGTCCTTCGAGTTGAACTCGGCGTTGCTGTCACGCTGCCGTGTGCACGTGCTGGAGGCGGTCTCGCCCACCGACATCGTCGAGGCACTGCAGCGGGCGCTGGGCGATCGCGAGCGCGGCCTGGGCCAGGAGTCCATCGAGGTTGCGCCCGAGCTGCTGCTGGAGATCGCCACCGCTGCCGATGGCGACGTGCGCCGCGCATTGACCCTGCTGGAAATCGCTGCCGAACTGGCGGGGGGCGAGGGCGGGCACATCACCCCGCAGACGCTCACCCAGGTGCTGGCCGACCGTACCCGCCGTTTCGACAAGGGTGGCGAGCAGTTCTACGACCAGATCTCGGCGTTGCACAAGTCGGTGCGCAGTTCCAATCCCGATGCGGCGCTGTACTGGCTGACCCGCATGCTCGACGGCGGCTGTGATCCGTCGTACCTGGCGCGCCGGCTGACCCGCATGGCGATCGAGGACATCGGCCTGGCCGATCCGCGAGCACAGAGCATGGCGCTGGAAGCGTGGGACATCTACGAACGGCTGGGCAGCCCCGAAGGCGAGCTCGCGTTCGCCCAGCTGGTGCTGTACCTGGCCAGCACCGCCAAGTCGAATGCAGGCTACGCGGCGTTCAACCAGGCCAAGGCCGACGTGCGCCAGAGCGGTACCGAAGAGGTGCCGCTGCACCTGCGCAACGCGCCGACCAAGCTGATGAAGGAACTGGGCTACGGTGCCGAGTACCAGTATGACCACGATGCGGAAGGCGGGATCGCCCTGGATCAGACCGGCTTCCCCGATGCGATGGGCGAGCGCGTGTACTACAACCCGGTGCCGCGCGGACTGGAGATCAAGCTGAAGGAAAAGCTCGACCGGTTGCGCGCCGAGCGCGAGGCGGCGCGGGCGGCGAAGCGGCGTTGA
- a CDS encoding alpha/beta hydrolase translates to MKHFVLPPHRGPLARGLAVLMMGLLLATPYAYAQQRNPLQKIGHTVLDEPAASYRFEHFVIDSADTQRRWRVNLAIPVRASSAPSPVLYALDGNAVAMVLDQPLLAELAALKAPPVLVLIGYDNDLRIDSKARTRDYTAWIDRADDESGATQAVGGGAAAFLDVIERRIKPEVERRARVDTGQQALWGHSLGGLFVLNALYTRPAAFQAYLAASPSLWWAQGAALGDPEQQFVQNVHGQPARVWLMLGGAERVGDRGKRDLNNPRVVAHLRRIGGATPDAAMQLSERLRRVPGLSVQYREFPGLGHGPMLPASFHAALHELYGVTDRSAGDGASATDGPSSE, encoded by the coding sequence ATGAAGCATTTCGTCCTGCCTCCGCACCGTGGTCCGCTGGCCCGCGGCCTTGCCGTCCTGATGATGGGTCTGCTCCTGGCTACCCCGTATGCGTACGCGCAGCAGCGCAATCCGCTGCAGAAGATCGGCCACACCGTGCTGGATGAGCCGGCCGCCAGCTATCGCTTCGAGCATTTCGTGATCGACAGTGCCGACACGCAGCGCCGCTGGCGGGTGAATCTGGCGATTCCGGTCCGCGCCTCCAGTGCACCTTCGCCGGTGCTGTACGCGCTGGACGGCAATGCGGTGGCGATGGTGCTCGACCAGCCGCTGCTGGCTGAACTTGCAGCACTCAAGGCGCCTCCGGTGCTGGTGCTGATCGGCTACGACAATGATCTGCGCATCGACTCGAAGGCGCGGACCCGTGACTACACGGCATGGATCGACCGCGCCGACGATGAGAGCGGCGCAACCCAGGCGGTCGGCGGGGGCGCTGCGGCGTTCCTTGATGTGATCGAACGCCGCATCAAGCCCGAGGTGGAGCGTCGCGCCCGCGTCGACACCGGGCAGCAGGCGCTGTGGGGGCACTCGCTCGGTGGCCTGTTCGTGCTCAACGCGCTGTACACCCGGCCGGCCGCGTTCCAGGCCTATCTCGCCGCCAGTCCGTCACTGTGGTGGGCGCAGGGCGCGGCGCTGGGCGATCCCGAACAGCAGTTCGTGCAGAACGTGCACGGGCAGCCGGCCAGGGTCTGGTTGATGCTGGGAGGCGCCGAGCGCGTCGGCGACCGCGGCAAGCGTGACCTGAACAACCCGCGGGTGGTCGCGCACCTGCGCCGCATCGGCGGCGCCACGCCTGACGCGGCGATGCAGTTGTCCGAGCGGCTGCGCCGGGTGCCGGGGCTGAGCGTGCAGTACCGCGAGTTTCCTGGCCTGGGCCATGGCCCGATGCTGCCGGCGTCCTTCCACGCGGCGCTGCATGAGCTGTACGGGGTGACCGATCGCAGTGCAGGCGATGGCGCCAGTGCAACGGATGGGCCGTCCAGCGAATGA